In a genomic window of Passer domesticus isolate bPasDom1 chromosome 3, bPasDom1.hap1, whole genome shotgun sequence:
- the HEY2 gene encoding hairy/enhancer-of-split related with YRPW motif protein 2, whose protein sequence is MKRPCEETTSDSDMDETIDVGSENNYSGQSNSSVIRSNSPTTTSQIMARKKRRGIIEKRRRDRINNSLSELRRLVPTAFEKQGSAKLEKAEILQMTVDHLKMLQATGGKGYFDAHSLAMDFMSIGFRECLTEVARYLTSVEGLDTSDPLRVRLVSHLSTCASQREAAAMTSSMVHHHHHHAVHPHHWAAAFHHLPAALLQPNGLHGSDAAPCRLSSDVPPHGSALLTATFAHADAALRVPSAGSIAPCVPPLSTSLLSLSATVHAAAAAATAAAQSFPLSFTGTFPMLPPSAAAAAVAAATAITPPLAVSATASPQQAGTGGGTKPYRPWGTEVGAF, encoded by the exons ATGAAGCGACCTTGCGAGGAAACTACCTCAGACAGCGATATGGACGAGACTATAGACGTGGGTAGCGAGAACAACTACTCGGG GCAAAGCAATAGTTCTGTCATTCGATCAAATTCCCCAACAACAACATCTCAGATCATggccagaaagaaaagaagaggg ATTATAGAGAAAAGGCGCCGTGATCGTATAAACAACAGTTTATCAGAGCTGAGGCGGCTTGTGCCAACTGCTTTTGAAAAACAa GGATCTGCCAAATTAGAAAAAGCGGAAATACTGCAAATGACAGTGGATCATCTGAAGATGCTGCAGGCAACAGGAGGGAAAG GTTACTTTGACGCTCATTCCCTGGCCATGGATTTCATGAGCATCGGCTTCCGGGAGTGCTTGACAGAAGTGGCGAGGTACCTGACTTCGGTGGAAGGTCTCGACACGTCCGACCCCCTGCGCGTTAGACTCGTGTCTCACCTGAGCACCTGCGCCTCTCAGAGGGAAGCTGCTGCCATGACCTCCTCCATGgtccaccaccaccaccaccacgcCGTGCACCCTCACCACTGGGCAGCCGCCTTCCACCACCTCCCGGCCGCTCTGCTGCAGCCGAACGGACTGCACGGCTCCGATGCTGCCCCATGCAGACTCTCCTCGGACGTGCCCCCTCACGGCTCCGCCCTGCTCACGGCCACCTTCGCCCACGCCGATGCCGCCCTCAGAGTCCCCTCCGCTGGCAGCATCGCTCCCTGCGTCCCTCCTCTCTCCACCTCCCTCTTGTCCCTGTCGGCCACTGTTCACGCCGCGGccgcagcagccacagctgcagcccagagcttCCCCCTGTCCTTCACCGGCACCTTCCCCATGCTCCCCCccagcgcggccgccgccgccgtcgcTGCGGCCACCGCCATCACCCCTCCGCTGGCCGTGTCAGCCACCGCCAGCCCTCAGCAGGCTGGCACCGGCGGCGGCACGAAACCCTACCGACCCTGGGGGACTGAAGTTGGAGCCTTCTAA